A portion of the Leptospira noumeaensis genome contains these proteins:
- a CDS encoding sigma 54-interacting transcriptional regulator has product MSVKQDISGTLRKIQKEIQQLPNITDRLNFILDMTLTLFGASTGSISIMDQEEKVLTIVAAKGMDWEKKIAAKLPFNLGVTGRAASTREIIYVPDVTLDKDYVKLIETVRSELAIPLVTRDSTIGVLNLESDKVNFFSPDIINQATLFASQLTIVILEERIAKEAFEKSKREEDPVEEILGYDPSILFLKHRIRQVGPSDTSVMIIGEEGAGKNLIAKALHYISQRKNGPFFTVDCSGLSYELLEAELFGAQSGKIFNPGKLEQANGGSLYIESIGDLPSNLQTRLFHTLRDKTMPNPSAKKKDEVLNIRIFTGSKRDLLEDIQKETFSMDLYYRLAEVPLRVSPLRERRGDVPLLAHHFLYQYNKQYGRNKTFSTDALRALTGMPWSGNVRQLQSVIQYAVLVPPETVLEPHSFSQDGKRDTEVPTKVQSFGVGTEILSPSENLSLNIAIERLEAIWIKEAFQRVSTQEEAAKLLGISRGSLQYKIKNNQFLDGFNT; this is encoded by the coding sequence ATGTCTGTAAAACAGGATATTTCCGGTACTTTAAGGAAAATCCAAAAAGAAATTCAACAACTTCCGAATATTACGGATCGATTGAATTTCATTTTGGACATGACTCTAACTTTGTTTGGAGCTTCTACCGGTAGTATTTCAATTATGGATCAGGAAGAAAAAGTCCTCACCATTGTGGCTGCCAAAGGGATGGATTGGGAAAAGAAAATCGCCGCCAAACTTCCATTTAACTTGGGTGTGACTGGTCGCGCTGCCTCCACCAGAGAAATTATTTACGTTCCTGATGTAACTTTAGATAAAGACTATGTAAAACTCATCGAAACCGTTCGTTCTGAACTTGCTATTCCTCTTGTTACAAGAGATTCCACCATTGGAGTTTTGAACTTAGAATCGGATAAGGTAAATTTTTTCTCACCTGACATTATCAACCAGGCCACATTATTTGCATCTCAGTTAACAATTGTTATTTTAGAAGAACGAATTGCTAAAGAAGCTTTTGAAAAATCCAAACGAGAAGAAGATCCAGTTGAAGAAATTCTTGGTTATGATCCTAGTATTTTATTTTTAAAACATAGAATTCGGCAAGTGGGCCCTTCTGATACATCGGTGATGATCATTGGCGAGGAAGGTGCTGGAAAAAATTTAATCGCTAAGGCCTTACATTATATCTCCCAAAGAAAGAACGGCCCATTTTTTACTGTTGATTGTTCTGGTCTTAGTTATGAATTATTAGAAGCAGAACTTTTCGGTGCTCAAAGTGGAAAAATATTCAATCCAGGAAAGTTGGAACAAGCCAACGGTGGATCATTATACATTGAATCTATTGGCGATTTACCATCAAATTTACAAACAAGATTATTTCATACCTTAAGGGATAAAACAATGCCAAATCCTTCTGCCAAAAAGAAGGACGAAGTTTTAAATATCAGAATTTTTACAGGTAGCAAAAGAGATTTATTAGAAGATATTCAGAAAGAAACTTTTTCGATGGATTTGTATTATCGCCTAGCAGAAGTTCCGTTACGTGTCTCACCGTTACGCGAACGAAGAGGGGATGTCCCACTTCTCGCACATCACTTTTTATATCAATACAACAAACAATATGGAAGAAACAAAACGTTTTCGACAGATGCTTTAAGAGCTCTCACGGGTATGCCCTGGAGTGGAAATGTAAGACAATTACAAAGTGTCATTCAATATGCTGTGCTTGTCCCGCCAGAAACGGTACTAGAACCTCATTCCTTTTCGCAAGATGGGAAACGTGACACTGAGGTTCCAACAAAGGTTCAGAGTTTTGGTGTTGGTACAGAGATTCTTTCTCCTTCGGAAAATTTATCTCTCAATATCGCCATTGAACGATTGGAGGCAATTTGGATTAAAGAGGCCTTCCAACGAGTTTCCACTCAAGAAGAGGCAGCCAAACTTCTAGGAATTAGCCGAGGTTCTTTGCAATATAAGATCAAAAATAACCAATTTCTGGACGGATTCAACACCTAA
- a CDS encoding OmpA family protein encodes MADSYYRTISGKQYDNELLEIAEKATKRSKAPIGKNVAKTLFDAIKDGGDYTDVEKRTVKYIRDNFKFSPEADEYLRSEIRKWAAKISVPAAKKKSSTKASAKKETTTKRSSARSSKSSVEGFTPYTDSYEFGETSHDEIAPTPEYNELVALNKFQITPKQNRLGRIILLSLIFVFFIVLIIFGIRSCNRSSKSSENINQETNVSSESTGSRSLERVELSQGKVSSRFESRASAIRYINDLQIRFIKQSMQTEDSANDKIATLAEALKAYPGVRIRVKGHTCFIGEMDENKILSDERAKFIFDELVKNGVSATQLDYRGFGETAEIESNSTEAGRIKNRRVDFTVLSVKE; translated from the coding sequence GTGGCAGATAGTTATTACCGTACCATCAGTGGTAAACAATATGATAATGAATTGTTAGAAATTGCTGAAAAAGCCACCAAACGTAGCAAAGCTCCCATTGGTAAAAACGTCGCCAAGACCTTATTTGATGCCATTAAAGATGGCGGTGATTATACAGATGTAGAAAAACGGACTGTAAAATACATTCGAGACAATTTTAAGTTTAGCCCTGAAGCTGATGAATACCTTCGTTCGGAAATTCGTAAGTGGGCAGCAAAAATTTCTGTTCCTGCTGCAAAGAAAAAATCTTCAACTAAGGCTTCTGCAAAAAAAGAAACTACTACAAAACGAAGTTCTGCTCGTTCTTCTAAGTCTTCGGTGGAAGGATTCACACCTTATACCGACAGTTATGAGTTTGGTGAAACATCTCATGACGAAATAGCTCCTACACCTGAATACAATGAACTAGTTGCTCTAAATAAATTTCAAATCACACCAAAACAAAATCGACTTGGAAGAATTATTTTACTCAGTTTGATATTCGTATTTTTTATAGTTCTCATCATTTTTGGAATCCGTAGTTGCAATCGAAGTTCGAAATCCTCAGAAAACATAAACCAAGAAACAAATGTTTCTTCGGAATCAACAGGATCACGATCTTTGGAACGAGTGGAATTATCGCAAGGTAAGGTATCTAGCCGGTTTGAATCCAGAGCTTCGGCCATCCGTTATATCAATGATTTACAAATTCGTTTTATCAAACAAAGTATGCAAACAGAAGATAGTGCGAATGATAAAATTGCAACTCTAGCAGAAGCATTAAAAGCATATCCAGGTGTTCGGATTCGAGTGAAAGGCCATACTTGTTTTATTGGTGAAATGGATGAAAATAAAATTTTATCTGATGAACGTGCGAAATTTATCTTTGATGAACTAGTAAAAAATGGTGTCAGCGCGACACAACTCGACTATCGTGGGTTTGGTGAAACAGCAGAAATAGAATCTAATTCTACAGAAGCTGGTCGAATCAAAAATAGACGGGTGGATTTTACAGTTTTATCTGTTAAAGAATAG